The stretch of DNA CGGTTAGCTTTTTCGCTTTCTCCTTGATTACGCAACCAATCACTATAGATAAAACCAATAAAAGCAGTACTAGCTGCATAGTTCAAAGAACCCCATTGATTTAAAAAAGCTAAACCTCCTGGAGTATAGGTGATTTTTTCGCCTTGATAGCCAATTGTCCAATAATCTAACCAAGCTTCAACACGCTGACGATATTCTAACTCTCCAGTTTCTTGAGCAAGTAAAACGTATGCCCCATAAGCTTTATCATCGGTAACATGGGTATAATTATAGGGTTTAGACATGGATTGATATTCAGCGATCGCTTTAGTTAAATATTCTCCTCTATAACCCCAATTTTGAGCGTCTTTAGCTTTATGTAACCAAATTGCGCCCCAAACTATTTCATCTTGATAACCACTAAATGATTTATAAAATGGTACTGCTGCACTGATGCAATCAGAATATTTACCGCGATATTGATCGGCAAAGTCATACAATCGTTCTGCTTTCTGCACTAACAAATCTGCATAGGCAGTATCTCCATTTTTACGAAAGAAAATTGAAGCTGCGGATAAAGCTGCGGATGTCTCTCCTGCAAGTTCTGAACCAGGACAACTAGTATCAATTTTATAAGCAGGTCTTGCCATCTGATAACTAACTGCTTCTGCTGGCCCCCACCATTGGTGGTCTTGATTTCCATCTCCAACTTGTCCATAAAAAACATATTGTCCAGGTTGATCATTAGCAAAAGCTTTGAGGAAATAATCAGTTACCCATCGAAGGTTGCGAGATAAATAAGTTAATTGACCTGATTGTTGATAAGCATCATAATACTCAATGCCACCCCAAGCTAAGTTAGTCGCACTAGCTGCCATCGGAAAACCAAATTTAACATGATCCCCAGCATCAAACCAACCTCCACTCAAATCAACACCTACATCTGCACCATCAGTTAAAGTGGCATCACCCCGCCAAGGAATTCGATTCCATGCTGGTAGTTTACCTGCCTGTTGTGCTTCATAAAAAAGAATTGTTTTTTGTAAAGCTTCGCCATAGTTATATTTACTTTGCGTGCCTAAACAGGGAAAGATTAATAACAAAACTAGAGAAATTGGAGCGATCGCTATTAAATTTCTCAATTTAAATATTTTTTTGATTGACATTTTTAAATAACCAATTTACTTAGTTTGATTACAATTAACCATGCCAGCGTTGCATTTGATTATTTTCTTTTAAAAATTGTTTAATTGCATCTAAATAAATTTGACGATATTCTGCATAACTGTATTGGTCTATTCTGATTCCAAAACTGTTTGAGCTACCTTCCATAATTTTAGCCATTTCATCGTTAACTTTAACTGAATAATGACTTCCATCAAAGGTGTTTTTTACATCTTTAGTAACTGCCGAAGGAATTGAAAAATCATACATAACATCATACTTCTGTGCCAGTTGATAAAATACTGGTAACTCACATTCTTTAGTTAATTTGCGACCATAGGTATCGTTAACAATACTCCAAGCCGAACGAGGAGGAATAAAACCAATAAACTCGGCATTAGGAAAAAATGTTCTTAAATCAGTAAATAAATCAACAATTTTCAAGTCACATTGCTGTGGTTCTTGAGGCTTATAAAAACCTGGTTGATAAACAGGATATTCTGCAAAATCTGCTCCTTCAAAATTGCGGTCATAATAATTACCAGGATCAGGACTAATTCCTAATAAAGTCATTAGAGAAAAAGTCAATATATCAATAGACAAATAAGCATGAAGTGGTGATTTTGTTCGTAAGCTTTTGATATCAAAGGGTTCAATTGGTTGTCTTTCTTTGACAACAAAATTAAGTCCGTCAACACCAATATATACTTTTTGAGGTTTAAAGCCATGTTCTTGTAAAGAACGAGAGTATTGAATAAATTCTTTAATTTCTCCTCCTTTAATTGAATAATTAAAACACCGATCTTTCGTAAATTGAGAAGCTCTTAAAGTAATAACTCTAGAACTACCTAAAATGAGACAATTATAATTATTTTTATCTTTAGTTCTAAAAAAAAGATTAGTTTTAGAAATACGTTCGTTAAAAGCAAAATTTCGGCCAGTTAAGATGTTACCGTGACTATACCAAAGTGGGTCTACTAGCCAATTAATTCCTCCTACTGTAGCTACTAATAAAGAAATTATTGATGAATATAAAACAAAATTAAACTTTTGATTTTTCTTTTTAGATAAGCTTGGCTCAATTTTTTTTACTTTAAAAAAGTCTTTGGCAATAGTTTTGATATTCATTTTTTTTATTTAAAACTGAAAATATAAAAATTCACTAACTCTGGTAAAACACAATAAAGAAGCTGTTGTTATTCCGGCCATAATCACTGTCCAAATATTATTAGGTTTCCAGGTTAAATTTTGCCAGAACTTGTGCGGCCATTTTTGATAAGGTTCAGAAGTAGATTCGTTTAAAGTTGGATTATAAATACCCATCCATTGTTGAGTATTCGGAGTAAACCATGCAATTAATAACAATAGAAAAACACCAAAAGTTGCATACTTTTGACTGATACCTACATCCATAGTGAAACCCAAAAATCCTACACCCCAATTTCTCATAAAAGCTAATTGAGTTTCTAAAAAAGCAGGCAATTGTATTCCATTTAGCCCAATCATTGAACCCAAAATTGATGTAGCAGTAGCAAAACTATCGGCACGGAAAAATACCCAAGAAACTACTACGGCAAGAAAAGTAACTAACCAACCAATTCCCTTCAGTAACCAACCATCTTGCTTGAGATTATGTCCCCGAGCTTGACGCCAAGAACGATATAAATGATTAATAACTAAATAAGCTCCGTGTAAACCACCCCAAAAAACATAAGTCCAACCTGCACCATGCCAAAATCCTCCCAATAGCATAGTAATCATCAAGTTGCCATGACGTCTTATTTTTCCTTTACGGTTTCCACCTAGAGGAATGTAAAGGTAATCTCTTAAAAAGTTGGATAAAGTAATGTGCCAACGTCGCCAAAAATCTACAATACTAATAGCTTTATAAGGAGAGTTAAAATTTAGAGGTAGCTTAATTCCAAACATATAAGCTGCCCCAATTGCCATATCTGAATAACCAGAAAAATCAAAGTACAATTGTAGAGTATAGGCTAATGCTCCTATCCAAGACTCAGAAAAAGTAAGGTTAATACCCTTAGCAGCAGCATTGAAAGCTAAATTAGCATATTCAGCCATAGAGTCGGCAAAAATTACCTTTTTAAATAAACCTGCTACAAAAATAGTCAAACCAATTGCTAAAATTTGGCTATTAAACTGATAGGTTTCTGTTTTTTTGAATTGAGGTAAAATATCTTTGTGATGAACGATTGGACCAGCAATTAATTGAGGAAAATAACTAACAAATAAAACATATTTTAAAAGACTATATTCTTTAGTTTCACCTTGATAAGCATCGACTAAATAGGCAATTTGTTGAAAAGTGAAAAAAGAAATTCCTAGGGGTAATATGATTGTTCCTAAATTAAAGTCAGTGCCAATAACCTGATTAAAATTATCGATAAAAAAGTTTGCATATTTATAATAACCAATAAAACCTAAATTAAAACAAATTCCTAAAAATAAAATTGTTTTTTTACTAATTTGATTGTTAAGTTTATTCCCTAGTAAATACCCAAGTCCATAATTACATAACATCGAAATTATGATTAGAGGCAGATTTTTAGGATTCCACCATCCATAGAAAAATAAGGAGGTAATTACCAGCCAAGCAAGAGGAATTTGTTGTCGAATCGCTTGTTTGTTTTTACTGATTAAATAAAATCCAATCAGTGTGATAGGTAAAAATAAAAAAACAAATTCAAAAGAATTAAAAAGCATACTGTATCATTTAAAACTTTTTAATAATATTTTTTAATTAACAAATGATGTTGTCAGGGGTTATATGTAAGTATAAATTGCTAATCATTAAGCTCTTGTAAAGATCTTGTAAAGAAGTAAAGTACGTTGTAAAGCTTTAAGTTATGCAATTTAAGAAGACTTCGCCATCTTGACTTCTTGACGATATAAAACTATGACAATTATCCAAAGTCCAACCATTCTAAAAGAATCTGAACATAAAGTTGCCCAAGCTGCTCCTTTCCAGGAAAATTGAGGAATTAAAATGAAATTTAACCCCAAATTTAATAAAGCAGCAACCACTTGAACTATACTTCTACTTTTTTGAAAACCCGCTCCTGTCAGAGTATCAGCAGCTAACATTTGAAAAGCAGCCAGACAGGGAATAGGAGCTAACCAACGTAAAGCTGCGATCGCGTCGGCGTATTCATTTCCTAAAATAATAGGTAAAACTGGGGCAAATACTAAATAACCGATTACCGAAAGTATCCCATATCCAACCACAAAAGGAAATAGTTTTTTGGCAAAACCCAAACTACTTCTAATTCCTGAAGAGCCGTGTTGAAAAAATTTAGTATAGGCAGCACCAAATATAGCAAATAAAGGAACATAGCCAACATCTATAAAACGATAGGCAGAACCATAAATACCTGTCGAAGTCAAAGTTGCCATGCTGCCTAACATTGTTTTGTCCAAACTAGAATTAATGTTATTAGCAGAAGAACTAATCGAAAAATAAATTCCTGTTTTAATTTCTGATTTTAATTTTGATATGTTAAATTGAGCCGAACCAATGATATGGTTGACAGACAGAATTCCTATCAAAGCGATAACTGCGGAACTAATTAAATATAAACAAGCCCAAGTAAGAGTATTAGGATGAGGAAAAAAAATAGCCAAACTAAGCGCAGCTAAAAGCTTACCACAAGTACTCAAAATTCCCAATTGAGCGAATTTTTTAACAAAATTTGTAGAGATAAAAGCTTTAGAGCTAATATCTAACAAACCTAAACAAAACAAATCAGCAAGCAAAATAATTAAAATAGTTAGCCAAGAAATATTTTCAGGAAAAATAATTGGCGATAAGATTAAAAGTCCAATAGTCAATAAACTACTATTAATTAATAAGAGTAATAATGTATTTCCCCAGTAGATGGGAAAATTTGAGCGATTAATCGCTGTATATTGAACTAAAAGATGTTCGCTACCTAAAGCAACAAAAGGAAAAACAATTGAAGCTAACGCAGTAACAGCAATAAAAGAACCATAATTTTCTGCTCCTAAAAAACGAGCTACTATTACAAAATAAATAGCTTGCATTACGACGTTGAATAATTTTGCAAGCAAAATCCAAAGCGTATCTCTAAATAAATTAGCTTTAAATAGTTTACTAATTTGAGATTTTCTGATTTTAAATTGCATTAGATGTTTTTAAATTTTGTTTAAAAAATAACATTGATAATACAGTTAAATATAAATATATGTCAGCTTTGGTTAACTAATTATTTTTCTATTTATTTTATTTTATTTTTCAAGAGAATAGTTATTTTCTTGAGCAATTGCCAGAGAAAAATTGAGTGCTACATAAATTGCCCAAAACATATTATCCATTGTAACGATTGTACCTTCAGAAATATTTGATAACAAAATATAGGTTAAAAACAACAAAGGCCAAAGTCCTTCTACAGTTTTAGTATTGCGTAACAAAGTCAAAGATTTAATCGCTGTATTGAAAAAACTGACTAAAAAAGTAAAAACTCCAATCAAACCCAAACCTAACCATAAATCTAGAAATCCATTGTGGGCATAAGCCACCTGAGTTCTTACTGCTAGTTCTACAAAAGCAGAAGGACCTTCTAAACCTCGCCAAAATGCAGCTAAACCATAACCGAGCCAAAAGCGTCTGTTGATCATTTCCAGAACTGCTAACCAAATATCAGTTCGACCAGAAAATGTTGAATCCTTGCCAACAGCAACTAACAATAAATCGGATTCTCCATAGTAGATAAATAAAAGGATACCAGCAATTCCAATAATTAATCCGAGCAAAATTGCTGTAATCATATATTCATATCGCCATCGGAAGATTCGATAAAGAGCGCACAAGGACAACATAATTAATAAATTGCCCAAAGATGTAGTTGAGCGAGACAAAACCACTAAAGCAACAGTAACAGCTAACAATAACCAAAATAGCCAACTTAAACTCTTACCGTTACTAGCACGAAGCAAAAAGATTACTGCTGCGGGTACCATCACTAAACCAAATTGGTTTTTGTGAGTATAAACACCTCGTACCGCTCCTTCATGAAGTGCTGCCATAATGCCATAGTGAGGTAAAGCCACCACGAATAAAACACTAAGAACAACACTTAAGATAAAAGTTCCACAAAGAATGTTGAACAGTTGTTGAAAGGTGTAGCGAGTTGCTAAGTAAATACCAAAAGCAGTTGTACCAATTGCATATATGCTATATCGAAAAGTTTCGCTGGGGGCAACTGACCAAAAAGAAGATAAACTAATTACTAAAATAAACGGCCAAATTAATTTATCTTTGGTTAAAATATCAGCTACTTTTTTCCAACGTAACACTAATAAGAGAAAGGAAATTAAATAAATTAATATAGAAATTTTTGCATTAATCGAATAATCATAATTTGTAAGATTTATTCCATCTCCTTCACTTGCTCCTCGAATGATTAACAAGGGAATTAAACCTTGTGATAAATGAAATAAAGCTAAAACAGAAAAAAGATATTCAAAAGAAGTTAGTGATAAAATTTTTTTAAGCATTAATTCTGCTATTTTTTTATTTTTAAATTATTATTATATATTTATTTGATTAATCAACTCTATTTACTATAATTAAGATTAATTAGCTTTATTAACGCTAATTTAATTTAGTTGATTATTTTTTGGAAAAAAATTTTAATTTATTATTGGTAATATTAACCTAAACTACATTAGATAAACAAGTTGCTAGTTTATTTAAACTTGAAACATATTTTTTTGATAGCTGATTTTACTATTAGACAATAATAATTGAAAACGACGCTCAATAATTTTGGGTAGTTGAGTAGTAAAATGTTTAAGAAAAATGGGATGAGCAAAGATTGCCATTAATCCAGTTAACAGTTGTTTTTGTTTAAAAGGTTCAACTACAGAATAATAATCTAGCCATGTTTGGGTTTCAGTCATTTTTTCCTCAAGAGCAGCTAACAGTTGAGGATTCTCCTTCAGGTAATCTTGGTGCTGAAGAAAATTAGCAATAGCTCGGCATTCATCTTCTAAACGTTTAATTTTATTACTAGCAACCAAAGAACCTGGACGAGAACGATAATAATAATAAGCTTCAGGAATGAGAAAAAACTTGGCTCGATGTAAAAAACAATCCATATCTAGCCAAAAGTCTTGAGTGACTTTGATGGTTTCATCATATTTAATTTGATGTTGAACTAAAAATTCTCGTTTAAATAAAGGTTTGCTAAAACCAAGACGTAAGCCAACTCTGCCTTCAATATCTGACTTGACAAAATCGGCTGCAGAAATTTGTTTAACCGAATCAATGATTTGTCCACTACCACCAATTAGAGTTCCCCAGGGACAGACATGACCATCTTCAATCAAATAAAGATTATCAGCAATTAAATCAGCTTGATGAACTTGAGCAAGATGAACCAATTTTTCTAACCTTTCGGCAGCATACCAATCATCAGAATCAAGTACTGCTATCCATTTTCCTGTTGCTGCCCTCAAAGCACGATTACGCGCACCTCCTGCACCCAAATTGGTTTCGTTCACTAACAGTTTGAGCCGAGAGTCACAAAAACTTTGGATTATTTCAACAGTGTTATCGGTCGAAGCATCATCAACCACAATAACTTCAATATTGTGCAGAGTTTGATTAAGAGCCGAATCAATTGCATGAGCAATATAATTAGCAGTATTGTAAGCAGGAATGATAACAGATACTATGGCTATGGGTTGATTCATCAATGTCTCCTAAGAGATAGTTAAAACTGGGTCTAGTAAAGGCTTACCATCAAAATAATCAGGGAGTTTTGCTCCCATCAAATTGAGTATAGTCGCACTGAGATCGACTGCTCGACCATCGATTAAATCAGAACCTGGTTTGATTCCAGGTCCGGCTGCTAATAAAAAGCCATGTTCTCGATGTCCACCAGGACGATTATAAGTAATAGGTCCAATGCGACCAAGATCAGGACTATCGACGACATCAGTAGGAATTTCATGCCAAACTACGATTAAGTCTGGTTCAGGTAACTTGGGATCGTTATCTAAAGGTGATTTGCGAGTACGAACTACTTGTTTGACTAAAGGTTGTCCGCTTCGACCATCTTTAAGACGATCAAGAACTTCAGTTAATTGATCGCAAAGAGAATCGTATTCAGCCGGTGTGACAATGCCATCGCGATCGCGTCCTTGAAGATTAATACGAATGTGACCATCAGCATATGCAGGTAAGGCAAAAGCTTTCATTTGTGGCCACAACGAACTATACCAACGCGCAGGCATCCAACCTAATTCTACTTGTTCGTCTAGAAGAGGGTAAGGAGACAGTAAACCGTGTTTGGAATTTCTTAAGAATTTTTTATGTGTCCAAGTGTGCCACAATTTTTTGATTGGATTTGGTTCGTAAATTTTGCCCCAGACTTCTGCTGACCAACCATTTCTAATTTTTTTGCTAATAATTGGCGGTACAGGTTGATTGAGATCTCCCGCTCCTAGAGCAACTTTACCTGGAAAATTAAACCGATAAAGCACTTCTGGAAGCAACATCATACTAAGTAAATCAGTTAGATTTGCACCCATGCCATGAACGGCAAATAACAAAATGTAGGCATTGTCTGGTGCTGCTGCGATAATTTCTCCTACCGCTTGGTCTACTTGTTGAAATCCTTGCAACATCGGATCTCCCAAAGTTTCCATTTGATTGGTGTAGGGATAGAGGGGATGATCTGGTTGACTGAGATTGTATAAATCATGTCCCAAAGTATGAGTTTCACCAAAGGCAGTTATAAATAAATCCCAGGGTTCTTGTTGCAGAATTTCTCGGCAAATTTGAGCGCGAGTGGCAACGCTTTCCTTAACTGCTTGAGTTACCCAATTAAAGTATTTTTTATCCCACCAAATCCCATTATCTTTTCGATACACGGGGTTAGAACCATATTTGGCAACGATTTGTGGTAAAAGTTCGCTTGGTTGAGATTCGCTTGGATAAAAGGGATGATGCCCACCCCAACCTGTAATCTGAATGCCGTTAACCCCTGGAGATACTCTAGTAACTGGTACATCAAAAGCAGCTACTCGATATTTTTCTCCTAACGCATAAAAAGGAAGATACTCTTGATAATCGTATCCACCATAAACAGGATCGCAACGCACTTCATAGGTGTCAGGATTGTAGGTAATCGTATCCCAAAAGCCAGTTTTATCAGGTAAGCAACCTGTAGTCATCATGACCCAAAGAGGTTCAGTGGAAGAAAATTCGGCTACTCCTCCTTGATAATTGACTTGATTATGTAAACGACCGTAGATTCCCTGTTGACGAACACGGCTGAGATTGGGCAGATTTCCCTGGGACATCCATTGTTCTATGAGATTAGGGTCGGCTGCATCTAAACCAATGGCAATAATTGGTGTTTTCATACCTCGTTTCTAAATAGTATTATGTATTTACGAAAACTTAGAACCACTTATGCGGTTTTAGACCGGGGCTACTTCCGTGCGATCGCTATTTGAGGGAAGCTTTTTTGAAGAAAAATAACCTTTGGCATATTTAGCGTGATAGGAATAACGCTCAAATTCACTGGGTTTGACACCATTAATCACCATGCCTAAAACTCGTTTGTTAATAGTTACTAAAATTTCTTGAGCAAAAGCAGCACTTTCTTGCTCTACTACGCCTGGACGACTGACAAACAAAAGACCATCAACTAGCTTACTCAAAGTCAAAACATCAGCAGTTATTGGCAAGGGAGGTGCATCGATTAAAACGAAATCATAATCTTTTTTCGCTTGTGCGATTAACTCGTTCATCTCAATCGAATCTAGTAAAGCCAGAGGATTAGGTGGAACTACTCCTACTGTTAATAAATCTAGCCTTTCAATTGGTCGAGCTACAACTTCATGTAAGCTAGTTTTGTGGGTTAAGACGTCTTTAAGTCCCAAGTGATTACTCATATTCCAGAGATGATGCTGATTGGCTCTGCGTAAATCACCATCAATTAACAAAACACGACGACCTAATTGAGCGATCGCAGTAGCTAAATTTGCTGCAATAGTAGATTTTCCTTCTCCTGGTACAGAGCTAGTTACCAAGACAACTTGTGGTGGATTGTCCTGATTGAGAATTTTTAAATTGGCTTGAATCATGCGATAGATTTCGCTGTTAAAGGAATCTGGCTCTCTTTGCACGACAATCCCATTGGGTTCATCATCTGTATATTGAGGAATTAAACCCAAAACTTTATAAGGAAATCTTTGTTTGATTTCAGGAATAGTTTTTAAACTACGGTCTTGCATTTCTAACAGTAAAACTGAGAGGTTAGAAAGCAATAATCCTAAGATTAGTCCCAATACCATTAATGCTAACCTACCAGAACTACCTTTTTCTGGCAATTGAGCTAATTCAATAATTTGAGCATTACCAGTTGTTTGGTTTTGCAATAATTTTAGTTCTTGCTGACTATCGAGTAAGTTTTGGTAAACTTTTTCAGCAGCTTCTACTTGACGAAGTAAGTCTTGTTGTTGTTGTTCGATTTGTGGTAGCTGCTTTGCTCGTTGCAGATACGCTTGTTGAGATTGAGAAAGAGAAGCTAGTTGTCTTTGTTGACTAATGCGGTCAATTTCTAGGGAAATATATTTTTCTAAGGGATTTTCTTTATTGCCGTCGCTTCTAAGTAAGCCTTCAGAAATTTTGGTATTTGAACCTACAGTTTCAGTAATTAACCCTTCTAATTTTTGATTGAGGTCTTGTCTTTTTTCCAACAAACTTTGTACCATTGGATGGTTATCTCGAAAGCGTTGCCGTTGTTGGGCAAGTTCGGTTTCCACATCAGCTAGATCTTTGAAAATGCTTTCGACAACAGGAGTCCCTCCTAGTTGATTAGCTGCCAAAGCTTGATTTAGGTTTAAACCCAATTGTTGATTGAGAGTGGCTGTTTGAGCCTGAGTACCCTGAAATTGAGCAGCAACATTAGCAATTTGTTGATTAA from Stanieria cyanosphaera PCC 7437 encodes:
- a CDS encoding O-antigen ligase family protein, coding for MLKKILSLTSFEYLFSVLALFHLSQGLIPLLIIRGASEGDGINLTNYDYSINAKISILIYLISFLLLVLRWKKVADILTKDKLIWPFILVISLSSFWSVAPSETFRYSIYAIGTTAFGIYLATRYTFQQLFNILCGTFILSVVLSVLFVVALPHYGIMAALHEGAVRGVYTHKNQFGLVMVPAAVIFLLRASNGKSLSWLFWLLLAVTVALVVLSRSTTSLGNLLIMLSLCALYRIFRWRYEYMITAILLGLIIGIAGILLFIYYGESDLLLVAVGKDSTFSGRTDIWLAVLEMINRRFWLGYGLAAFWRGLEGPSAFVELAVRTQVAYAHNGFLDLWLGLGLIGVFTFLVSFFNTAIKSLTLLRNTKTVEGLWPLLFLTYILLSNISEGTIVTMDNMFWAIYVALNFSLAIAQENNYSLEK
- a CDS encoding ETRAMP family protein, giving the protein MNIKTIAKDFFKVKKIEPSLSKKKNQKFNFVLYSSIISLLVATVGGINWLVDPLWYSHGNILTGRNFAFNERISKTNLFFRTKDKNNYNCLILGSSRVITLRASQFTKDRCFNYSIKGGEIKEFIQYSRSLQEHGFKPQKVYIGVDGLNFVVKERQPIEPFDIKSLRTKSPLHAYLSIDILTFSLMTLLGISPDPGNYYDRNFEGADFAEYPVYQPGFYKPQEPQQCDLKIVDLFTDLRTFFPNAEFIGFIPPRSAWSIVNDTYGRKLTKECELPVFYQLAQKYDVMYDFSIPSAVTKDVKNTFDGSHYSVKVNDEMAKIMEGSSNSFGIRIDQYSYAEYRQIYLDAIKQFLKENNQMQRWHG
- a CDS encoding oligosaccharide flippase family protein, with amino-acid sequence MQFKIRKSQISKLFKANLFRDTLWILLAKLFNVVMQAIYFVIVARFLGAENYGSFIAVTALASIVFPFVALGSEHLLVQYTAINRSNFPIYWGNTLLLLLINSSLLTIGLLILSPIIFPENISWLTILIILLADLFCLGLLDISSKAFISTNFVKKFAQLGILSTCGKLLAALSLAIFFPHPNTLTWACLYLISSAVIALIGILSVNHIIGSAQFNISKLKSEIKTGIYFSISSSANNINSSLDKTMLGSMATLTSTGIYGSAYRFIDVGYVPLFAIFGAAYTKFFQHGSSGIRSSLGFAKKLFPFVVGYGILSVIGYLVFAPVLPIILGNEYADAIAALRWLAPIPCLAAFQMLAADTLTGAGFQKSRSIVQVVAALLNLGLNFILIPQFSWKGAAWATLCSDSFRMVGLWIIVIVLYRQEVKMAKSS
- a CDS encoding glycosyltransferase family 2 protein, whose protein sequence is MNQPIAIVSVIIPAYNTANYIAHAIDSALNQTLHNIEVIVVDDASTDNTVEIIQSFCDSRLKLLVNETNLGAGGARNRALRAATGKWIAVLDSDDWYAAERLEKLVHLAQVHQADLIADNLYLIEDGHVCPWGTLIGGSGQIIDSVKQISAADFVKSDIEGRVGLRLGFSKPLFKREFLVQHQIKYDETIKVTQDFWLDMDCFLHRAKFFLIPEAYYYYRSRPGSLVASNKIKRLEDECRAIANFLQHQDYLKENPQLLAALEEKMTETQTWLDYYSVVEPFKQKQLLTGLMAIFAHPIFLKHFTTQLPKIIERRFQLLLSNSKISYQKNMFQV
- a CDS encoding GumC family protein translates to MSNFTGMSNGQTPENLSLNNSYTASRENIDVNLYNYLQKLRRRWKPALAVFLLTVGSVAALSTLLKKSYQAEGKLLFKQNNTASLTKVGQGIGELKPLLNDQSPLKTEIERMKTEPILVQTIEKLKLKDEEGKALKPEALNKKLKIEIVSGTDVISLRYQDQDPYTAADVINTLMKLYLDEQVKSTQAETANADGFISNQLPQIEQKLSQAESDLRRFKEANRVVNLAKEKETLVVELANLNQQIANVAAQFQGTQAQTATLNQQLGLNLNQALAANQLGGTPVVESIFKDLADVETELAQQRQRFRDNHPMVQSLLEKRQDLNQKLEGLITETVGSNTKISEGLLRSDGNKENPLEKYISLEIDRISQQRQLASLSQSQQAYLQRAKQLPQIEQQQQDLLRQVEAAEKVYQNLLDSQQELKLLQNQTTGNAQIIELAQLPEKGSSGRLALMVLGLILGLLLSNLSVLLLEMQDRSLKTIPEIKQRFPYKVLGLIPQYTDDEPNGIVVQREPDSFNSEIYRMIQANLKILNQDNPPQVVLVTSSVPGEGKSTIAANLATAIAQLGRRVLLIDGDLRRANQHHLWNMSNHLGLKDVLTHKTSLHEVVARPIERLDLLTVGVVPPNPLALLDSIEMNELIAQAKKDYDFVLIDAPPLPITADVLTLSKLVDGLLFVSRPGVVEQESAAFAQEILVTINKRVLGMVINGVKPSEFERYSYHAKYAKGYFSSKKLPSNSDRTEVAPV
- a CDS encoding glycoside hydrolase family 9 protein; translated protein: MSIKKIFKLRNLIAIAPISLVLLLIFPCLGTQSKYNYGEALQKTILFYEAQQAGKLPAWNRIPWRGDATLTDGADVGVDLSGGWFDAGDHVKFGFPMAASATNLAWGGIEYYDAYQQSGQLTYLSRNLRWVTDYFLKAFANDQPGQYVFYGQVGDGNQDHQWWGPAEAVSYQMARPAYKIDTSCPGSELAGETSAALSAASIFFRKNGDTAYADLLVQKAERLYDFADQYRGKYSDCISAAVPFYKSFSGYQDEIVWGAIWLHKAKDAQNWGYRGEYLTKAIAEYQSMSKPYNYTHVTDDKAYGAYVLLAQETGELEYRQRVEAWLDYWTIGYQGEKITYTPGGLAFLNQWGSLNYAASTAFIGFIYSDWLRNQGESEKANRYFDFGVSQVHYILGNNPHHRSYIIGFEKNYPKNPHHRTAHGSWLNDSSNPSETRNLLVGALVGGPDQNDQWEDDRNDWEGNEVAIGYNWGIAGALARMYLEFGGEPLPEIPIPTDQQESIYVEAKIKQSGANFLEIQADIVNKSASPATVLDNAALRFFFTLDSQDINDISVVGTESECPNSPSQPVQVSEQVYYVEINCQGKAIYPGGNEHYKKSVGLRITSNNRWNHNNDWSIKGLKYTFGRTVKATQIGLYNNGELIWGEVPNSRE
- a CDS encoding MBOAT family O-acyltransferase is translated as MLFNSFEFVFLFLPITLIGFYLISKNKQAIRQQIPLAWLVITSLFFYGWWNPKNLPLIIISMLCNYGLGYLLGNKLNNQISKKTILFLGICFNLGFIGYYKYANFFIDNFNQVIGTDFNLGTIILPLGISFFTFQQIAYLVDAYQGETKEYSLLKYVLFVSYFPQLIAGPIVHHKDILPQFKKTETYQFNSQILAIGLTIFVAGLFKKVIFADSMAEYANLAFNAAAKGINLTFSESWIGALAYTLQLYFDFSGYSDMAIGAAYMFGIKLPLNFNSPYKAISIVDFWRRWHITLSNFLRDYLYIPLGGNRKGKIRRHGNLMITMLLGGFWHGAGWTYVFWGGLHGAYLVINHLYRSWRQARGHNLKQDGWLLKGIGWLVTFLAVVVSWVFFRADSFATATSILGSMIGLNGIQLPAFLETQLAFMRNWGVGFLGFTMDVGISQKYATFGVFLLLLIAWFTPNTQQWMGIYNPTLNESTSEPYQKWPHKFWQNLTWKPNNIWTVIMAGITTASLLCFTRVSEFLYFQF
- a CDS encoding alkaline phosphatase family protein codes for the protein MKTPIIAIGLDAADPNLIEQWMSQGNLPNLSRVRQQGIYGRLHNQVNYQGGVAEFSSTEPLWVMMTTGCLPDKTGFWDTITYNPDTYEVRCDPVYGGYDYQEYLPFYALGEKYRVAAFDVPVTRVSPGVNGIQITGWGGHHPFYPSESQPSELLPQIVAKYGSNPVYRKDNGIWWDKKYFNWVTQAVKESVATRAQICREILQQEPWDLFITAFGETHTLGHDLYNLSQPDHPLYPYTNQMETLGDPMLQGFQQVDQAVGEIIAAAPDNAYILLFAVHGMGANLTDLLSMMLLPEVLYRFNFPGKVALGAGDLNQPVPPIISKKIRNGWSAEVWGKIYEPNPIKKLWHTWTHKKFLRNSKHGLLSPYPLLDEQVELGWMPARWYSSLWPQMKAFALPAYADGHIRINLQGRDRDGIVTPAEYDSLCDQLTEVLDRLKDGRSGQPLVKQVVRTRKSPLDNDPKLPEPDLIVVWHEIPTDVVDSPDLGRIGPITYNRPGGHREHGFLLAAGPGIKPGSDLIDGRAVDLSATILNLMGAKLPDYFDGKPLLDPVLTIS